The Alnus glutinosa chromosome 7, dhAlnGlut1.1, whole genome shotgun sequence genome includes a region encoding these proteins:
- the LOC133874053 gene encoding uncharacterized protein LOC133874053 — protein sequence MSVNSDASRPIPLCYCGVCARLRYSWISDNPERKWYDCIKYKEAGDCDFFKWADNHMTSYEKRLEEHMRDIEKGRQTDIKKVEKMTMANIDRLEKLIETKHKEQHARLQLELGLRQSNRKMFWVAVLVIILGLVIYLSSYSGFEVNYLMLE from the exons ATGTCGGTAAATAGTGATGCGTCAAGACCCATTCCGTTATGTTACTGTGGAGTGTGTGCACGTCTAAGGTACTCATGGATTAGTGACAACCCCGAAAGAAAGTGGTATGACTGTATAAAGTAtaag GAAGCTggggattgtgatttttttaagtggGCTGATAACCACATGACTTCTTATGAGAAGAGATTGGAGGAACATATGAGAGACATAGAGAAAGGGAGACAGACCGATATTAAGAAAGTTGAGAAGATGACAATGGCCAATATTGACAGACTTGAGAAGCTGATTGAAACAAAACACAAGGAACAACATGCTAGACTTCAGTTAGAGTTGGGTCTGCGTCAAAGTAATAGAAAGATGTTTTGGGTAGCAGTACTTGTAATCATTTTGGGCCTTGTAATTTATCTCAGTAGTTATAGTGGTTTTGAAGTTAACTACTTGATGTTAGAATGA